A window of Chloroflexota bacterium contains these coding sequences:
- a CDS encoding ribbon-helix-helix domain-containing protein — protein MKPIQITFDEALLKRLDAHPAVRERGRSAVLREAAAAYLAQKDAEDIAHRYREGYRDSAGLDAELEGWAGEGAWPED, from the coding sequence ATGAAACCTATACAGATCACATTCGACGAGGCCCTCCTGAAGCGCCTCGACGCGCACCCCGCCGTCCGGGAGCGAGGCCGCTCGGCCGTGCTGCGTGAAGCCGCCGCCGCCTACCTGGCCCAAAAGGACGCCGAGGACATCGCCCACCGATACCGCGAAGGCTACCGCGACTCCGCCGGCCTCGACGCCGAGCTCGAGGGCTGGGCCGGCGAGGGCGCATGGCCGGAGGACTAG